Proteins found in one Collinsella aerofaciens genomic segment:
- the groL gene encoding chaperonin GroEL (60 kDa chaperone family; promotes refolding of misfolded polypeptides especially under stressful conditions; forms two stacked rings of heptamers to form a barrel-shaped 14mer; ends can be capped by GroES; misfolded proteins enter the barrel where they are refolded when GroES binds): MAKNITFNTDARAKLAKGVNTLADAVTVTMGPKGRYVALQRTFGAPTITNDGVSVAKEIELEDNIENMGAQLVKEVATKTNDTVGDGTTTATLLAQAIVNDGLRNVAAGANPLAIRRGIDKAVNAAVAEMKKQAKPVETKEQIASVGTISAGDPEVGEKIAEAMEVVGKDGVITVEDSQTFDITIDTVEGMQFDKGYVSAYFVTDNDRMEAVMKDPYILITDQKISSVQDIMPVLEAVQRAGRGLLIIAEDIDGEALPTLVLNKIRGALNVCAVKAPGYGDRRKRILEDIAVLTGGQAALDELGVKVADITADMLGTAKSVTISKDNTVVVGGAGSKEAIDARIAQIKGEMENTTSDFDREKLQERLAKLSGGVAVIKVGAATESELKEIKHRVEDALQATRAAVEEGIVAGGGVAFMDAAPALDAVELDDPEEKIGVDIVKKALTAPVATIAKNAGFEGAVVVDKVAELPAGQGLNSANGEWGDMIEMGVLDPVKVSRVTLQNAASVASLILITEATVSDVPKNTQLEDAIAAATAGQQGGGMY; this comes from the coding sequence ATGGCAAAGAACATTACGTTCAACACCGATGCCCGCGCTAAGCTTGCCAAGGGCGTCAACACTCTGGCCGACGCCGTTACCGTCACCATGGGCCCCAAGGGTCGCTACGTTGCGCTGCAGCGCACGTTCGGTGCCCCGACCATCACCAACGACGGCGTTTCCGTCGCCAAGGAGATCGAGCTCGAGGACAACATCGAGAACATGGGCGCTCAGCTGGTGAAGGAGGTTGCCACCAAGACCAACGACACCGTGGGTGACGGCACCACCACCGCAACCCTGCTCGCTCAGGCCATCGTCAACGACGGTCTGCGCAACGTCGCCGCTGGCGCCAACCCGCTGGCCATCCGTCGCGGCATCGACAAGGCCGTCAACGCCGCCGTCGCCGAGATGAAGAAGCAGGCCAAGCCGGTCGAGACCAAGGAGCAGATCGCTTCCGTCGGTACCATCTCCGCCGGTGACCCCGAGGTCGGCGAGAAGATCGCCGAGGCCATGGAGGTCGTGGGCAAGGACGGCGTCATCACCGTCGAGGATTCCCAGACGTTCGACATCACCATCGACACCGTCGAGGGCATGCAGTTCGACAAGGGCTATGTCTCCGCTTACTTCGTCACGGACAACGACCGCATGGAGGCCGTGATGAAGGATCCGTACATCCTCATCACCGACCAGAAGATCTCCAGCGTTCAGGACATCATGCCCGTTCTCGAGGCTGTCCAGCGCGCTGGCCGTGGCCTGCTCATCATCGCTGAGGACATCGACGGCGAGGCTCTGCCTACCCTGGTCCTCAACAAGATCCGTGGCGCCCTCAACGTCTGCGCCGTTAAGGCCCCGGGCTACGGCGATCGCCGCAAGCGCATCCTCGAGGACATCGCCGTCCTCACCGGTGGCCAGGCTGCCCTGGACGAGCTGGGCGTGAAGGTCGCTGACATTACCGCCGATATGCTCGGTACCGCTAAGTCCGTCACCATCTCCAAGGACAACACCGTCGTCGTCGGCGGCGCTGGCTCCAAGGAGGCCATCGACGCTCGTATCGCTCAGATCAAGGGTGAGATGGAGAACACCACCTCTGACTTCGACCGTGAGAAGCTCCAGGAGCGCCTGGCCAAGCTCTCCGGTGGCGTTGCCGTCATCAAGGTCGGCGCTGCTACCGAGTCCGAGCTCAAGGAGATCAAGCATCGCGTCGAGGACGCCCTGCAGGCTACCCGCGCTGCTGTCGAGGAGGGCATCGTCGCCGGTGGCGGCGTCGCCTTCATGGACGCTGCTCCTGCGCTCGACGCCGTTGAGCTTGACGACCCCGAGGAGAAGATCGGCGTCGATATCGTCAAGAAGGCTCTGACCGCTCCGGTCGCTACCATCGCCAAGAACGCTGGCTTTGAGGGCGCTGTCGTGGTCGACAAGGTTGCCGAGCTGCCTGCCGGCCAGGGTCTCAACTCTGCCAACGGCGAGTGGGGCGACATGATCGAGATGGGCGTCCTCGACCCCGTCAAGGTCAGCCGCGTCACCCTGCAGAACGCTGCTTCTGTCGCCAGCCTGATCCTCATCACCGAGGCCACCGTCTCCGATGTGCCCAAAAACACTCAGCTTGAGGACGCTATCGCTGCTGCTACCGCTGGTCAGCAGGGCGGCGGTATGTACTAA
- the groES gene encoding co-chaperone GroES, protein MSSLKPLADRVLVKPDEAEQKTASGLYIASNAQEKPQRGTIVAVGAGKVNDKGERIPMDVKVGDVVIYGKFGGNEVKVDGEKYLLMRADDIYAVVEA, encoded by the coding sequence ATGTCGTCTTTGAAGCCGCTTGCAGATCGTGTTCTGGTCAAGCCCGACGAGGCCGAGCAGAAGACCGCTTCTGGTCTGTATATCGCCAGCAACGCTCAGGAGAAGCCGCAGCGTGGCACCATCGTTGCCGTTGGCGCCGGCAAGGTCAACGACAAGGGTGAGCGCATCCCCATGGACGTCAAGGTCGGTGACGTTGTCATCTACGGTAAGTTCGGTGGCAACGAGGTCAAGGTCGACGGCGAGAAGTATCTGCTGATGCGCGCCGACGACATCTACGCCGTCGTCGAGGCCTAG